The Medicago truncatula cultivar Jemalong A17 chromosome 4, MtrunA17r5.0-ANR, whole genome shotgun sequence genome includes a region encoding these proteins:
- the LOC25492555 gene encoding probable histone H2A.3, whose product MDASPKATKKGAGGRKGGGPRKKSVTRSIRAGLQFPVGRIGRYLKKGRYAQRVGTGAPVYLAAVLEYLAAEVLELAGNAARDNKKNRIIPRHVLLAVRNDEELGKLLNGVTIAHGGVLPNINPILLPKKNEKAVPKEPKKAGKSPKKA is encoded by the coding sequence ATGGACGCAAGCCCAAAGGCAACGAAGAAGGGAGCCGGTGGAAGGAAAGGAGGAGGACCAAGGAAGAAGTCGGTGACAAGATCAATCAGAGCCGGTCTTCAATTTCCAGTGGGAAGAATCGGTAGATACTTGAAGAAAGGAAGATACGCTCAGCGTGTCGGAACAGGTGCTCCGGTATACCTAGCAGCAGTTCTTGAATATCTTGCTGCTGAAGTTCTTGAGTTGGCTGGAAATGCAGCACGTGATAACAAGAAGAATAGAATCATTCCAAGGCATGTGTTGTTGGCTGTTAGGAATGATGAAGAGCTTGGTAAATTGCTTAATGGTGTTACCATTGCTCATGGTGGTGTTCTTCCAAACATTAACCCAATCCTTTTGCctaagaagaatgaaaaagctGTTCCTAAGGAGCCAAAGAAGGCTGGAAAGTCTCCAAAGAAGGCTTAG
- the LOC25492552 gene encoding uncharacterized protein, which produces MAVDLHTGNGSGDSSLPYDSLLQPSTDLTHSNKFNINGSDSNQEILISPDFGSHTYTTPPPHSVEPQQLQGKEDDLFDELTQQHMHMVNSMLNSSDIPSEYCGESLKPLDSMSCWSQTSLWSPLCSNQGSSEGSLSPKEPSEPGNSHDSDCFDLLKMLDKMKFDESDSSRYHPSSEMESSQSHAVGVCSSNQFLLNAQIRANQMSRQRIEQMLSLEQKLAAYRESHGHLSPQIQKNGKEDDVRFGMAPLQRPGPMHQQAGSEKRTDFQGATGSRGTSCGTGVFLPRGGVSAFQSHQTKRPGKGCSTVLIPERVVQALQLHFDQIAATSGPKPRVFPPLHDVLVSTNRDGMYSLQKRQSRKKQTQIQNEMILPREWTY; this is translated from the exons ATGGCTGTTGACCTACACACTGGTAATGGCAGTGGGGACTCATCACTTCCTTATGATTCGTTACTCCAGCCATCAACGGACTTAACTCACTCcaacaaattcaacatcaacgGTTCTGATTCAAATCAAGAGATTCTGATTTCTCCTGATTTTGGATCTCATACATATACTACTCCACCTCCTCATTCCGTCGAGCCACAACAGCTGCAAGGGAAGGAAGACGATCTCTTTGATGAGCTAACCCAACAACATATGCATATGGTTAACTCCATGCTCAATTCATCAGACATTCCTTCCGAGTATTGCGGCGAATCg TTGAAGCCATTGGACTCAATGAGTTGCTGGTCTCAAACATCTCTTTGGTCACCTTTATGCTCAAATCAGGGGAGTTCTGAAGGCTCTTTGTCTCCAAAGGAACCATCTGAGCCGGGAAACAGCCATGATTCTGATTGCTTCGACCTGCTTAAGATGCTTGACAAGATGAAATTCGACGAAAGTGACAGTTCTAGATACCATCCAAGCTCGGAGATGGAGAGTTCTCAGTCCCATGCTGTTGGAGTTTGTTCATCAAACCAATTTCTACTTAATGCACAAATTCGAGCTAATCAG ATGTCTAGACAAAGGATAGAGCAGATGCTGTCATTAGAGCAAAAACTTGCAGCTTATAGAGAAAGTCATGGCCATTTGTCCCCACAAATTCAGAAGAATGGTAAAGAAGATGATGTTAGATTTGGGATGGCACCTTTGCAACGGCCTGGTCCTATGCACCAGCAGGCAGGTTCGGAGAAGCGGACAGATTTTCAGGGAGCAACCGGTTCAAGAGGCACATCATGTGGGACAGGTGTTTTCTTGCCACGTGGTGGAGTCAGTGCTTTTCAGTCACATCAGACTAAGAGACCTG GTAAAGGTTGCTCCACTGTTCTTATACCCGAGAGAGTAGTACAAGCTTTGCAACTCCACTTCGATCAAATTGCTGCCACATCTGGACCTAAACCTCGTGTCTTCCCTCCCCTACATG ATGTTTTAGTGAGTACTAATAGGGATGGCATGTATTCCCTACAGAAGCGTCAATCGCGgaagaaacaaacacaaattcaGAATGAGATGATTCTGCCTCGAGAGTGGACCTATTGA
- the LOC25492554 gene encoding copper transporter 6 translates to MDHGGNMHGGGMEGMTMPPKSPPSSSSSTNNTMMMGHKMHGMMHMTFFWGKDALILFNNWPNGDTGMYVLALILVFVMAVLIELLSRTRFIKPGSNHVAAGLFQTLLHVLRVGLAYLVMLALMSFNGGVFLVAVLGHALGFFLCSSAFRKPKQHDEAYDLPPLSC, encoded by the coding sequence ATGGATCATGGCGGTAACATGCACGGTGGCGGCATGGAAGGAATGACCATGCCACCAaaatcaccaccatcatcatcatcatcaaccaaTAACACCATGATGATGGGTCATAAGATGCACGGTATGATGCACATGACATTCTTCTGGGGCAAAGACGCTTTAATTCTCTTCAACAATTGGCCTAACGGTGATACCGGTATGTATGTATTAGCGTTGATCCTTGTTTTCGTCATGGCCGTACTCATTGAATTACTCTCACGTACACGGTTCATTAAACCCGGTTCAAACCATGTTGCTGCCGGTTTGTTTCAGACACTTTTGCATGTTCTTAGGGTTGGGTTAGCTTATTTGGTTATGTTGGCTCTTATGTCTTTCAATGGTGGTGTGTTTTTGGTTGCTGTGCTTGGTCATGCTCTTGGATTCTTCTTATGTAGCAGTGCTTTTAGGAAACCAAAACAACATGATGAGGCTTATGATCTTCCTCCGTTGTCTTGTTAA